From the genome of Equus asinus isolate D_3611 breed Donkey chromosome 24, EquAss-T2T_v2, whole genome shotgun sequence, one region includes:
- the GJA10 gene encoding LOW QUALITY PROTEIN: gap junction alpha-10 protein (The sequence of the model RefSeq protein was modified relative to this genomic sequence to represent the inferred CDS: deleted 3 bases in 2 codons; substituted 2 bases at 2 genomic stop codons), with protein MGDWNLLGGILEEVHSHSTIVGKIWLTILFIFRMLVLGVAAEDVWDDEQSAFACNTQQPGCNNICYDDAFPISLIRFWVLQIIFVSSPSLVYMGHALYRLRAFEKERQRKKSHLRALMENPELEFDEQQRIDRELRRLEEQKRIHKVPLKGCLLRTYVLHILTRSVLEVGFIIGQYILYGFQMHPLYKCTQPPCPNAVDCFVSRPTEKTIFMLFMHSIAAISLFLNVLEIFHLGIRKIMRALYERSSNECIEEERGPPVRLKKYSVAQQSMICSSLPEKISLLQDNNQQQVIQVNVPKSKTMWQIQQPRQLEVDPCSKKDWPEKDQHSGQLHVHSPCPWDDDARIQHLGQQPDHSSFALQKTTSQSCLGSTTAPRHCPSYAIGTWEQSQDLKLSGEPLTDFHSHCRDSDGSVRESGVWTDRSRSGSRKASFLSRLLSEKGQLPNDSGSSSSRNSSSLDFPHRENSPSLLPSAAGHRTSMVXRQTAXLNTELAQEVFHSGYFLALPFILPYVYMCVLRERERGGEEVNLERVKLTHSIYSVKFNS; from the exons ATGGGGGATTGGAACTTATTGGGTGGAATCCTAGAAGAAGTTCACTCCCACTCAACCATAGTGGGAAAAATCTGGCTGACTATCCTCTTCATTTTCCGAATGCTGGTACTTGGTGTGGCTGCTGAAGATGTTTGGGATGACGAACAGTCAGCATTTGCCTGCAACACCCAACAGCCAGGTTGCAACAATATCTGTTATGATGATGCTTTCCCTATCTCTTTGATCAGGTTCTGGGTTTTACAGATCATCTTTGTGTCTTCTCCCTCTCTGGTGTATATGGGCCATGCACTTTATAGACTCAGGGCCTTTGaaaaagagaggcagaggaaaaagTCACATCTTAGAGCTCTGATGGAGAATCCAGAGCTTGAATTTGATGAGCAGCAAAGAATAGATAGGGAACTGAGGAGGTTAGAGGAGCAGAAGAGGATCCATAAAGTCCCTCTGAAAGGATGTCTGCTGCGTACTTATGTCTTACACATTTTGACTAGATCTGTGCTGGAAGTAGGGTTCATAATAGGCCAATATATTCTCTATGGTTTTCAAATGCATCCGCTTTACAAATGCACTCAACCTCCATGCCCCAATGCAGTAGATTGCTTTGTATCTAGGCCTACAGAGAAGACCATTTTCATGCTCTTTATGCACAGCATTGCAGCCATCTCTTTGTTTCTCAATGTACTGGAAATATTTCATCTTGGAATCAGGAAAATCATGAGGGCACTTTATGAGAGGTCCAGCAATGAGTGCATTGAGGAGGAAAGAGGCCCTCCAGTGCgtttgaaaaaatattcagtaGCCCAGCAGAGTATGATTTGCTCTTCCTTGCCTGAAAAAATCTCTCTGCTTCAAGACAACAATCAACAACAAGTCATCCAAGTCAATGTGCCAAAGTCTAAAACCATGTGGCAAATCCAACAGCCCAGGCAACTTGAAGTAGACCCTTGTAGTAAAAAAGACTGGCCTGAGAAGGATCAGCACAGCGGACAGCTCCATGTCCACAGCCCGTGTCCCTGGGATGACGATGCTAGAATTCAGCACCTGGGACAGCAACCAGACCATTCTTCCTTTGCCCTGCAGAAGACAACGTCCCAGTCCTGCTTAGGTTCAACGACGGCTCCTAGACACTGTCCATCCTATGCAATAGGAACCTGGGAGCAGTCCCAGGACCTGAAACTCTCTGGAGAGCCTCTCACAGATTTTCACAGTCACTGCAGAGACAGCGATGGCAGCGTGAGAGAGAGTGGGGTCTGGACAGACAGATCTCGCTCAGGCAGTCGCAAGGCCAGCTTTCTGTCCAGATTACTGTCTGAAAAGGGACAGCTGCCCAATGACTCAGGAAGCTCCAGTTCTCGGAATAGCTCTTCCTTGGACTTTCCGCACCGGGAAAACAGCCCCTCACTTCTGCCTTCAGCTGCTGGGCACAGAACATCAATGGTA TAAAGACAAACAGCCTGACTGAACACGGAACTCGCACAAGAGGTGTTCCACTCGGGCTACTTCCTAGCACTCCCTTTCATCCTTccttatgtatatatgtgtgtgttgagagagagagaaagaggaggagag gaggttaATTTAGAGAGAGTTAAACTCACTCATTCAATATATTCAGTTAAAttcaattcataa
- the CASP8AP2 gene encoding CASP8-associated protein 2 produces the protein MAADDDNGDGTSLFDVFSASPLKNNDEGSLDIYAGLDSAVSDNASKSCVPSRNCLDLYEEILTEEGTAKEATYNDLQVEYGKCQMQMKELMKKFKEIQTQNFSLKNENQSLKKNISALIKTARVEINRKDEEINNLHQRLSEFPHFRNNHKTSRTSDIVKTKDLKSRSPHLDDCSKTDHRVKSDVSKDVHHSTSLPNLEKEGKSHSGKKGTLHLPTSLEKHCTNGIWSRSHYQVGEGSSNEDSRRGRKDTRHSQYSRGTDRIRKDLNTNCGDGEPRNTEASQRLQGRPEKYGKGEPKAESKNSKFKSNTDLDYKNERLSSSWEKETSRERSHTRTESQSDKKPERQSERSQNINRKEFKSQDKEERKVDQKPKSIVKDQDYWRRSKRASFPHSKNEITKSSHNSGKYHVEERRGREDCKRDRGVSNHSFQEGRCPSSFSTSRTHKHIDSKEVDAVHQWENTPLKAERHRTEDKRKRERESKDENRHMRNEKRTPTEHLQKTNKETKKTTTDLKRQHEPKNDKGEVSNNDISQEGDNKELTSKAESGPNETKNKDLKLSFMEKLNLTLSPAKKQPVSQDNQHKITNTPKSSGICDVESLVQAKTVTCVPSVSEHITEETKSKVLEPNDALAAESESRTKIPERKMEEENSLLVKSVENTMPCDVPVCGTETSFSAPVEMEKAESLFPSSTEMEQTINGAGAAVPVVMDILQTNVSQNFGLELDIKRNDGLNSCSISEGIEMKEAFSTQVAESSGSILQPSIEEDGVLPIVLSEDGNPQFEPSLVGTPLVENKSCHLEPCSPKEPLESSLQQTELMDHRVEIGETNSIYHDDENSVLSIDLNHLRPIPEAISPLNSPVRPVAKVLRMESPSQGPLYSNSHKDVFPPDSAHSTSKSQSDLNKENQKPICKSDRFTEADSLKNSSLDELEEGEIISDSEKSKPQKSFEKSAKPRASADMQHTKTSPGSRKTAVHLDKDSRKTSSVKIHQTKSKWNKRQSESSRSSKTEKKDKTVSTSSLEKIVPIIAPPFSVREVMHMLRMIRKHVRKNYMKFKVKFSLLQFHRIVESAILSFTSLIKRLDLSKISKSVTVLQKNLCDVIESKLKQVKKNGIVDRLFEQQLPDMKKKLWKFVDEQLDYLFAKLKKILVKFCDSVNFGSDSDEGKLEKRNKEKSQYLNCRKGNVDSSSKEILKEKSPTSEGSVYYRSLVGCKKSEEKHQDQNCSNINTVKYDIKKSFNSCFDNIKNSQSEEHSLELNCLSAPKPGKIEGSTVEDAQTSQHAALKPERSFEILTEQQASSLTFNLVSDAQMGEIFKSLLQGSDLLDTSVNCNEKSEWELKTPEKQLLDSLKCESIPACTTEELVSGVVSPCPKMISDDNWSLLSSEKAPSLSSGLSLPVHPDVLDESCMFEVSTNIALSKDNVCSSEKSKPCISSILLEDLAVSLTVPSPLKSDGHLSFLKPEVLSTSTPEEVISAHFSEDALLEEEDASEQDIHLALESDNSSSKSSCSSSWTSRSVVPGFQYHPNLPMHAVIMEKSNDHFIVKIRRAAPSTSPNLKQNMVADESLASLPRVEKEADEAAEKEYTSCQNRVFKPVEELQNSNKHVDSSKSAQEEEDCVIQTQVPDIYEFLKDASGKVGHSNEVADECFKLHHEWEPKVPESVEELPPVEEIPHSVEDHLPNTYIDLTKDPVTETKNLGEFIEVTVLNIDQFGCSGGNLDQNAPILDNMQPDTVGAFIDLTQDVSSESKNEGNCPALAVEGLGCQVICVDEDNCKEEKVQVANRPLECVVEEAYIDLTSESPSSCEVKQDDVKSEPAPNSHSSEVPGALDNAQKKRKNLSDLNHSQKKQRKETDLTSREKTKKITQDSGENGEAHRKKANKKKAPAVTQDSSLKASPGIKEPSAASATSTGLSAKNVIKKKGEIIVSWTRNDDREILLECQKRGPSLKTFSYLAAKLNKNPYQVSERFQQLMKLFEKSKCR, from the exons ATTGTCCGAGTTTCCACATTTTCGAAATAATCATAAAACTTCAAGGACATCAGATATAGTTAAAACAAAAGATCTTAAATCCAGATCTCCTCATTTGGATGACTGTTCAAAGACTGATCACAGAGTGAAAAGTGATGTTTCTAAAGATGTACATCATAGCACTTCACTGCCAAACCTCGAAAAAGAAGGGAAATCACATTCTGGAAAAAAGGGCACTTTGCATCTGCCTACATCTCTTGAAAAACACTGCACCAATGGCATTTGGTCACGTTCCCATTATCAGGTTGGTGAGGGTAGCTCCAATGAGGATAGTAGAAGAGGGAGGAAAGATACTAGACATAGCCAATATAGCAGAGGAACTGACAGGATACGAAAAGACTTAAACACGAACTGTGGTGATGGTGAACCAAGGAACACAGAGGCTAGTCAAAGGCTACAAGGGCGTCCTGAGAAGTATGGTAAAGGTGAACCCAAGGCTGAAAGCAAAAATTCAAAGTTTAAAAGTAACACAGATTTGGACTATAAAAATGAACGccttagttcttcttgggagaaagagACCTCTAGAGAAAGGTCACACACTCGAACAGAATCTCAAAGTGACAAAAAACCAGAAAGACAAAGTGAAAGAtcacaaaatataaatagaaaagaatttaaatcacaagacaaagaagaaagaaaagttgatCAAAAACCTAAATCAATAGTAAAAGACCAGGATTATTGGAGAAGATCTAAACGAGCATCATTTCCTCATTCCAAGAATGAAATAACAAAGTCTTCTCATAATTCAGGTAAATACCAtgtagaagagagaagaggaagggaagattGTAAAAGAGACAGGGGTGTAAGTAATCATAGTTTCCAAGAAGGAAGATGTCCCTCTTCTTTTTCAACTAGTAGAACTCACAAACACATTGACTCCAAGGAAGTTGATGCTGTGCATCAATGGGAAAATACACCTTTAAAAGCAGAAAGGCATAGAACTGAAgataagaggaaaagagaacGAGAAAGCAAAGACGAAAATAGGcatatgagaaatgaaaaaagaacgcCTACAGAACATTTGCAGAAGACCaacaaagaaactaagaaaaccacTACTGATTTAAAGAGACAGCATGAGCCAAAAAATGATAAAGGTGAAGTCTCTAATAATGATATTTCCCAAGAAGGAGATAATAAAGAGCTTACAAGTAAAGCTGAGAGTGGtccaaatgaaacaaagaacaaggACTTAAAGTTGAGTTTTATGGAAAAATTGAACTTAACTCTTTCTCCTGCTAAAAAGCAGCCTGTTTCTCAGGATAATCAGCATAAAATAACCAATACTCCCAAATCCAGTGGCATATGTGACGTAGAGTCCTTGGTGCAGGCTAAAACAGTGACATGTGTTCCCTCTGTCAGTGAACATATCACAGAGGAAACCAAATCAAAGGTATTGGAACCAAATGATGCTCTTGCAGCAGAATCTGAATCCAGGACTAAAATtccagaaaggaaaatggaagaagaaaatagcTTGTTAGTTAAATCTGTTGAGAATACTATGCCTTGTGATGTGCCTGTTTGTGGTACAGAGACTTCCTTCTCAGCACCTGTGGAAATGGAAAAAGCAGAATCCTTGTTTCCATCATCAACAGAAATGGAACAAACCATTAATGGTGCAGGGGCAGCAGTTCCTGTGGTAATGGACATATTACAAACAAATGTTTCTCAAAACTTTGGCTTGGAATTGGATATCAAAAGAAACGATGGTTTAAATTCTTGTAGTATTTCTGAAGGTATAGAAATGAAGGAGGCTTTTTCAACACAAGTGGCTGAATCCAGTGGAAGCATTTTGCAGCCTTCAATCGAAGAAGATGGTGTTTTGCCAATAGTCCTTTCAGAAGATGGTAACCCACAATTTGAGCCTTCTCTTGTAGGTACACCACTGGTTGAGAATAAGTCTTGTCATTTGGAGCCTTGCTCACCTAAAGAGCCTCTAGAATCTTCACTTCAGCAGACTGAGTTAATGGACCACAGAGTGGAAATTGGTGAAACAAACTCAATATATCATGATGACGAGAACTCAGTTCTGAGCATTGACCTTAATCACCTGAGACCTATTCCAGAGGCCATCAGTCCTCTGAATAGTCCAGTGAGACCTGTAGCAAAAGTCCTTAGAATGGAAAGCCCATCTCAAGGCCCATTATATAGTAACAGTCATAAAG ATGTGTTTCCACCAGATTCAGCTCATTCTACCTCCAAGAGTCAGTCTGATCTCAATAAGGAAAATCAAAAGCCAATTTGCAAATCTGACAGATTTACAGAAGCAGACTCCCTTAAGAATTCATCTTTAGATGAAttagaagaaggagaaattataAGTGACAGTGAAAAATCTAAACcacaaaaaagttttgaaaaaagtGCCAAACCTAGAGCCTCTGCTGACATGCAGCATACAAAAACTAGCCCAGGAAGTAGGAAAACTGCTGTGCATTTGGATAAAGACAGTAGGAAAACATCTTCTGTAAAGATCCATCAGACCAAAAGCAAATGGAATAAAAGACAAAGTGAATCTAGCAGATCttcaaaaacagagaagaaagataaGACAGTGAGCACTTCGAGCCTGGAAAAAATAGTTCCAATTATTGCTCCACCCTTTTCTGTACGAGAAGTTATGCACATGTTACGAATGATAAGAAAACATGTAaggaaaaattatatgaaattcaaggtAAAATTTTCATTACTGCAATTTCATAGAATTGTTGAGTCAGCAATTTTGAGTTTCACATCACTGATTAAGCGACTTGACTTATCTAAAATCTCTAAGTCAGTGACTGTTTTGCAGAAGAATCTCTGTGATGTCATAGAATCCAAACTTAAGCAAGTTAAAAAGAATGGCATAGTGGATCGCTTATTTGAACAGCAACTACcagatatgaaaaaaaaattgtggaaattTGTCGATGAGCAACTTGATTATTTGTTTGCAAAGCTTAAGAAAATCTTAGTAAAGTTTTGTGATTCTGTAAACTTCGGTAGCGACAGTGACGAAGGCAaacttgaaaagagaaataaagagaaatcacAATATTTAAATTGTCGGAAGGGGAATGTGGACAGCTCCAGCaaagaaatactgaaagagaAATCCCCCACATCAGAAGGTTCTGTTTATTATAGGTCCTTGGTGGGATGTAAAAAATCTGAGGAAAAACATCAAGACCAAAATTGTTCCAATATTAACACAGTGAAGtatgacattaaaaaaagttttaacagTTGCTTTGATAATATTAAGAACTCTCAATCAGAAGAGCACTCCTTAGAACTAAACTGCCTGAGCGCCCCAAAGCcgggaaaaatagaaggaagcaCCGTGGAGGATGCACAGACGTCCCAGCATGCAGCTTTGAAGCCAGAACGCAGTTTTGAGATTCTTACTGAACAGCAAGCATCTAGCCTTACTTTTAATTTAGTCAGTGATGCACAGAtgggtgaaatatttaaaagtttgttGCAAGGTTCTGATCTTTTGGACACCAGTGTTAACTGTAATGAAAAAAGTGAGTGGGAGTTAAAGACGCCAGAAAAGCAGCTGCTAGACAGTCTTAAGTGTGAATCTATACCAGCATGTACAACGGAAGAGCTAGTTTCAGGAGTGGTTTCTCCATGTCCTAAAATGATTAGCGATGATAATTGGTCATTATTATCATCTGAGAAAGCTCCATCTCTGTCTTCAGGGCTCTCATTGCCAGTTCATCCTGATGTGCTGGATGAAAGTTGCATGTTTGAAGTGTCCACTAACATAGCTTTAAGTAAAGATAATGTATGTAGTTCAGAAAAGAGCAAGCCCTGCATTTCTTCCATACTTCTTGAAGATCTAGCAGTCTCTTTAACAGTACCATCACCTCTGAAATCAGATGGTCATCTCAGTTTCTTAAAGCCAGAAGTATTGTCTACTTCAACTCCTGAGGAAGTTATTAGTGCACATTTCAGTGAAGATGCCTTACTTGAGGAAGAGGATGCATCTGAACAAGATATTCATTTAGCTCTGGAGTCTGATAATTCAAGCAGTAAATCAAGTTGTTCTTCATCATGGACAAGCCGGTCTGTTGTTCCAGGCTTTCAGTACCACCCTAATCTACCCATGCATGCTGTCATAATGGAAAAGTCCAATGACCACTTCATTGTGAAAATACGACGTGCAGCACCATCTACCTCCCCTAATCTTAAACAGAATATGGTGGCTGATGAATCATTGGCATCTTTGCCTAGAGTGGAAAAGGAAGCTGATGAAGCAGCAGAGAAAGAATATACTTCCTGTCAGAATAGAGTTTTTAAACCTGTGGAGGAATTGCAAAATTCCAACAAACATGTTGATAGCAGTAAATCAGCTCAAGAAGAAGAGGACTGTGTGATACAAACACAGGTTCCTGATATATACGAATTCCTTAAAGATGCTTCAGGTAAAGTGGGTCATAGTAATGAAGTGGCTGATGAATGTTTCAAGTTGCATCATGAATGGGAACCAAAAGTGCCTGAAAGTGTTGAAGAATTGCCTCCAGTGGAAGAAATCCCACATTCTGTCGAGGATCATCTTCCAAACACATATATAGACCTCACAAAAGATCCGGTCACTGAGACCAAAAACTTGGGGGAATTTATAGAAGTAACAGTTTTAAATATTGATCAGTTTGGCTGTTCTGGAGGCAATTTGGATCAAAATGCTCCAATATTAGACAATATGCAGCCTGATACTGTGGGTGCCTTTATTGATTTGACACAAGATGTTTCAAGCGAGAGTAAAAATGAAGGTAACTGTCCTGCTTTAGCAGTTGAAGGCTTAGGGTGTCAGGTGATATGTGTGGATGAAGATAACTGTAAGGAAGAAAAGGTGCAAGTGGCAAACAGACCTTTGGAATGTGTTGTTGAGGAAGCCTATATCGATTTGACCTCGGAATCTCCCAGTTCATGTGAAGTAAAACAGGATGATGTAAAGTCAGAGCCAGCACCAAATTCCCATAGTTCAGAGGTGCCTGGGGCTTTGGATAAtgctcagaaaaagagaaaaaacctttCTGATCTAAATCATTctcagaaaaaacagagaaaggaaacagacttAACTAGTAGGGAAAAGACTAAAAAAATTACCCAAGATTCTGGTGAGAATGGTGAAGCTCACCGAaagaaagccaataaaaaaaaggCCCCTGCAGTGACTCAAGATTCCTCATTAAAGGCAAGCCCAGGGATTAAGGAGCCATCAGCAGCATCTGCCACTTCTACAGGCCTTTCTGCAAAGAATGTTAttaaaaagaagggagaaattataGTTTCATGGACAAG AAATGATGACCGGGAAATTTTACTGGAGTGTCAGAAAAGAGGGCCatcattgaaaacattttcttatttagcTGCCAAGTTGAATAAAAATCCATATCAG GTCTCAGAAAGATTCCAGCAGCTAATGAAGCTCTTTGAAAAGTCAAAATGCAGGTAG